CGCTCGGAACGGCGTCACGTTCTTGACGGGCGACGCCGCACGGAACATGCTCTGTGACGGCGCCGGAAGGCTCGCCAAAGATGCGAGCGGATCGAAGGACGCATACCTCGAACCCGCGTCGGACCGATCGCTCTACATCGAAGCGATCGGCAGCGTTCCCAACGTGGAATGGCTGCGGGGAAACGGTTTGGACCTGTCCGACGGGGTACGCGTTGATGAGTACATGCGCGTATCGGAGTGCGAGGATGTGTTCGCGGCCGGGGATATCGCTCGCTACCCGGACCCGTGGACGTCGGAAAGCCACACGCGCATGGAATTCTGGAAGAACGCGATTGACACCGGCGATCTCGCGGGTAAGTCTTTGGCATCGTCTCTGGGATATGACGCGAAAATCTCCCGGATCAAGTACTTCCCCAACATGGTGACCGAGGTCTTCGGGCTGCGTATCCAGATCGCCGGTAACCCGAAGATCTCCGATTCCATGGAGATCGTCCGTGGAGACCTGGAACGACCTGACCACGGAGTGGTCGTCAAGTACCTGCGGGAAGGCGCCATGGTCGGAGCCGCCTACCTGGACAGAGGCGCCCGGCTCAACAGCCTCTACATCGAACTCCTCACCGCACTGAGAGCGCGCTAGCGCAGACCCTGCCCATGTCGCACAGGAACAAAGAGAAGGAGAACTGTCATGCAGGTTCGTAGGCTTTCGGACATCGAAGGTACCGAGCGGGACGTCACGGCCGCGAGCGGCACGTGGCGGAGCAAGCGCATCCTGCTCGCCTCGGACGGATTCGGATACTCCGTCTCCGAGACCGTGGTGTACGCCGGCACCGAGACCGACATCTGCTACGCGAACCACGTGGAAGCGGTGTTCTGCATCTCCGGAAAGATGATTCTGGTCGACCGGGACGAGAACGAGGAACACATCATCGAGCCCGGAACGCTGCACATCCTGGACGACGCCGACAACCACACGATCAAGCCCATCGAGGACAGCACGTTCCTGTGCATCTTCACGCCGGCGCTGACCGGCCGCGAGGACCACGACGAGAACGGCGTCTACCCGCTGCTGACGGAGGACGAAGTAGTGGAAGCGAAGTAGGCCGTACGGTCACCCTCGACCGACCGTGAGTCCCCGTCAGCCCGCTGACGGGGACTCGGTGTTCGCGCGGTGAGGCCCTTGCAGCAGGAGACAGGTCCAAGTGCCACCTCCTGCTGCCGAGTTGGCCGGCGCCGGGAAGGCAACTCCTGACAGCTCGCCCATCACCAGCACGAGAGCCACTGCCCCGGCCGCAACCGATCCGCCGCACTCCACTGGCGTGCGGACCCACTTCCCGACGCGAAACTCCCGTCGTCCAGTTCGGGGATCGGTTGTTCCACAGCGGTTCGGGTAAGCGCGAACGATCATGGCCACCGCAGAAAGGAACCGACGGTGAAAGTCCTCTGGCTCGCCGCCCATCCCGAACCCCGCTCCCTCAACGGCTCCCTGTACCGCGAAGGCGTCCGGTCCCTCGAAGAACAGGGACACGAGGTCCGCACCAGCGACCTGTACGCGATGAACTTCAACCCGGTCGTGACGGCCGACGACTTCACTCACGCGGACGGCGAGCGACTGATCGTCGGCCGCGCGGCACAAGAGGCCGTCCGCCGAGGCTCACTGGCCCCCGACATCACCGCGGAGCACGCGAAACTGTCCTGGGCCGACACCGTGATCGTGCAGTTCCCGCTCTGGTGGTACGGGATGCCCGCCATCCTCAAAGGCTGGTTCGACCGCGTCTTCGTCGCCGGTTTCGCCTTCGGCATCCACGACGCCCAGGGCCGCCAACTCCGCTACGGGGAGGGCGCGCTCGCGGGCAAGCGGGCGATGGTCGTCGTCAGCGCCGGCGCCCGAGAGGTGAGCCTGGGACCACGCGGCATCAACGGCGACCTGAACGACCTGCTCTTTCCCCTGCAACACGGCACCCTGTGGTACGCGGGCATCGACGTCCTCCCGCCCCTACTGGTCCACGGGGCCGACCGGATGGACGAGGCCACCTACGCCTTCCACGTGGACGCCCTGCGCGAGCGGCTGAAGGACCTCCCGCACACCGAACCGCTGCCCTTCCGCCGACAGAACGGTGGCGACTACGACGACGACCTGGTCCTGCGCCCCGAACTCAGCCCCCACCTCACGGGAACCGCCGCCCACTATCGCACCGAGAGCTGAGCGCACCCGGACGAGGGGAGGGCCTTGCCACGGACCGCGGAGGGTCTCGACACCGCCCTCCGCGGGTTCACTCGGTCCAAGGCGATCGTGCTGTCCTCGCCGGAGAGGCCGTGGCGCGCGAGGGGGAGTGGTCAGCGGGCAGTCAGTAGCCAGTCAGTGGGCGGGACTTGGGCTCTGGCGCTTGTTGGCGAGGAAGCGTGCCTTCTTCTCACGGTTCCCGCAGGTGTTCATCTCGCACCATCGGCGCGTGGCGCCTCGGCTGGTGTCGAAGAACGCGGCCCGGCACGTCGGCGACGCGCACAGGGCCATCTTGCCGTCGCGTTCACCCGAGATGACGCTGATGGCGTCGGCGGCGATCACGCTGAGCGCGTCCTCCACGGAAGCCGAACCCAGCCGCCACTCCTGGCGCCCTTCGGGCGTCAGAACGACCGAGGCCACACCGCTGGTGCTGCAGTCATTGATGACCCGCACAGCCGAAGGGGGAAGCGGAGCCTGGTCGGCGACGGCGGTAGCGGCCGCGTGAATCGACTCCCGCACTTCTCGGGCGCGGTCGAGCTGGGAGTCGGTGCAGGAGTCGACCATGAGCCCATTGACCGCCAACCAGTCCACGAGACGCCGCGGCACCGGGATGCGCTCCACCGGCTCGCCGCAGCGCTCCGTCAGCGTCGCCGTGAAGCTGGTCGCTAGCACCTTGCCAAGACGGAACTCGGGGTACTGATCGGCCGACATGGAACCACCCTAGCTGGTTACCATCTGGTGGACAAACGGGAGAACCGTCATGGACGGTTCGGCCTCGGCATGGAGGTCTCAACCCTCGGAGGGGGCGTCGGGAGCCGACTGCGGCTGCCGCCATCGTCGGGCGGAGTCGGCCCTGCAAGCACCCCTCTCCACTGAGAGCCGGAATGGCCGGTTACCACGCCCGACCGCGGTCCGGAACAGGTCAGGGCCGATTCAGTCCACCCGTTTTCTCTTCCCTTCACTGCCTTGAATCTCGCAATATCGAGAGAGCTTGAGAAAAACCAGAGAGAGAGATGAGCGGTGAAGGACCTCCGCCGTCTGGCTGACTCCTCGCGATCCTCTGCCTGGAGAACCCTATCCGTGCATGAGTGGACCGCACCGCCCCTGCCCTGTGAAGGAGAGTGCCATATGACTGCCACTGCGCGCCCCGACCTGTATCCCACGCGAGTCCTCGGTGAGTCCGTTCCCCAGCCGCGAATCGATCCGACCGTATGGGGAAATGGTCCCGGTCCTCTCAGCCGGGAGCAGTTGGAGCGGTACGAGTCCAGTGGCTACCTGGTCCTCGACGGACTGCTGTCCGACCAAGAGGTGAAGACATACCTGGCCGAACTGCAACGGCTGAGCGAGGACCCGGTGCTGCGCGCCAGTGAGCGCGTGATTCTGGAACCGGAGTTCGACCAACTGCGCTCTGTCTTCGAGGTCGAGAAGGTCAGCGAGCTCTTTGCCGAGCTGCTGAGGTCCCCGCGGCTCACCGACATCGCCCGGCAGGTCCTCGACTCGGAGGTGTACATCCACCAGAGCCGGGTCAACTACAAGCCCGGTTTCGGCGGTGCTCCGTTCCACTGGCATTCCGATTTCGAGACCTGGCACTCCGAAGACGGCATGCGTCAGCCGCGCGCGTTCAGTTTCTCGATCTCGCTGACCGAGAACCATCCGTTCAACGGCCCGCTCATGGTCATGCCCGGTACGCACAAGTCGTTCATTCCCACGATCGGGGAGACGCCGCAGAACTACCACGAGGAATCCCTCCGGGTGGCCAGCCCCTCAGTCGGTTCTCCGGATCAGCGGCACCTCACGCGCATGGCCGAGGAGCATGGGATCGAGCAGATCACCGGCCCGGCCGGATCCGCGGTGATGTTCGACTCGAACCTGCTGCACGGTTCCAACGGGAACCTCTCGCCCTTCGCGCGCTCCAACATCTTCATTGTGTACAACAGCGTGGAGAACACGCTGGAAGCTCCTTTCGCCGCGCCCAAGCCGCGTCCGCAGCACCTCAGCAACCGCGAGTTTCCGTCCGCGTCGGCGTAAAGGTCGAGAGAGGCCGACAGCGGCCGACAGAGGCCGACCGTCAGAGCCGGCGTCCCCGACTCGCAGGCTTGTTCGAGGTCTCAGCAGCGGTTCATCGGCGGGGGAGGCCAGAGCCCTCTTCGCCGCCGCGCCCTCGGTCGTCATCATCCGGCGGCACGACGATGCTCCTGGTGGCTGGGGTCAGGGCCAACGGCCCCCATCCACCAGGAGCTTCGCGACTCGTCGGCCCGTCGGTGCTCGGTCTGTCCGGCGCGGCGGCGTCGCCCGGCGGAGATGCCGCGCCCGGGTCGCCGCGCGGCCCGCCGATGGCGCGTTACCCGGACGGAACCCGGGGAACGAGCGTGGAACCGGCTTGGCCGGTTGCCGCGTGTTACGCGGGCTGATAGAACCGTCTTAGGTAGTTCTATGTCGACTCGGAGAGCTCATGGCACCCCTCAGGGCCAGCGTCGGATACCCGGCCGCTGGCGGCGATCACCCAGCGCGCAGCAGGCGCCACCGGCGCCGCGTGGCCTACGCGCGCCACGCCGAGGCCGCGAGCAGAAGACGACGGTGGAGTTGACGGCCAGGACGGCCTTCAATCCAGTGATCCCGATCTTCTTCACATCGCCGCAGAGTGCCAACTGAGACGAGGTCTGCCATGGCCGAAAGTGTTCTTGTTTCTGAGCGGTCCACCGTTCCCAAGAAGGTTCTTTTTCCGCTCCTCTTAATCCCCATGTTCCTCGGCGGTGTGGACTCCACACTTTTCAACTCTGTCGCCTACGACCTGCCGGTCCTGACCGACTCATGGCGCCTGTGGTTTATCGACGGATACACGATCGCGCTCGCGTCGAGTATTGTCCTCGGGTCCCGTCTGGGTGCGCGACTTGGTCCGGGCGTCACGTTGGCGATCGGGCTCTTCGTGTTCACCGTCGCAGGCGCGAGTCCCGCACTGCTGGACTCACCGGTGGCATGGACGGCGACTCGGTTCGTGCAAGGCTTCGGCTACGCGCTGATCGTGTCGAGCGTCGCCTCGGTCATCGGCGGTCTGCCCAACACGGCAGAGCGCACCCTGGGTTACTCCCTCTGGATCACCACGTACAGCATCGGCGCCGGCGCGGGACCGTTGATCGGCCGTGCGTTCGTCGATGGCGGCGCGTACACCATGCTGTTCTGGCTCCCCGCCGCGATCGCTCTCGTGGTGGGAGTGTTCGCGACCCTGCTGTTGCGCAGTATCAATCTGGGCCAGGCCGCGTCCACCAAAATCGATGTCGCTTCTTCCGTCCTGGCTTTCCTCGGCTTCGGACTCTTCGTGGCAGGTCTTCAGAGTCACGGTCCGGCGCTCGGACGAGTACTGGCGACCGCTGCCGGCTGCGGCGTCCTTGCGGTATTCAGTACGCGCCAGCTCCGCTCCCGGGATCCGCTCATCGATGTGCGCATGCTCAACTTCTCCCGACTGGGAGCCCCTTCGCTCGCGCTGGTCGTCGGATCGGCGAGTTACACGGGATCGGTGTTCCTGTTCAGCGCGCAGGCCGATTCACTGCTGGCCATCCTGCCGGTTTCCGTGCTGGCACTGTGGGTGTCGCTCGGAGGATTCGCCTTCCACAAACTGCAATCCCGTTTTTCCCCGGTGCACATGTTGCAGGTCAGCCTGGCCACATGCGCTCTCGGCCTCGTGGTAGCTGCCTTTGTCGGCCTGTGGCCGGCCAGCTTCCTGATCGGTCTCGGGGTGGGCGTCTCGATGGCGTCCGGAGACTCGTACCTGCTCGGGAGCGTCCCGCCCAAGGACGTCGCGCGCGCCGCCGCTCTCCAGGAGACCAGCCTCGCGGTGGGCGCGGCGCTGGGCGTGGCCGGGTTCGGCGGCATCTTCGCCGCCACCAGCTCGGTCGTGGGAACGGCCGTCATCACAGCGGTCATCGTTGCCGTCGTCGTCTGGGCCATCCGCTTCAACCGCGGCGTTTTCTCAGCGTAGTCAGACCGCCTTCGATCGGTCACGAGCCTCCGCCGGGCTGCTGACGGGGGCTCTGCGGTCGTGCGCTCCGCCGCCGGTCTGGGCGCCAAGCCCCTGGTGGCCGACCTCGGCCGGGGCGCCGGGGCAGGCCAGTTGACGGGCAGCTCGATGCCGGTCCGCCCGTCGGGGCTGAGCCGGTCGATGATGTCGGCGGGTTCCCCGACGGCATCTGAGTGGTCGTGCGGATTCTGGCCGTGACGTGAAGGGGGCGCCCGCGTTGACGGAGCGGATCGTGATCCGGACCGGGCTTCACGATCGTCGAACGTCCGTCTGCGTCACCTGGAGTTGCGCTGTGGGTAAGTCGTCTCTGCGTCTGGCCGGCCTTGCCGTTGGTTGTCTGGGAGTCCTCGCGGCGGTTGTGCCGCCGGTGGCGGCCCGGGAGGCGGGCAGTGTCCTGCCGCCTCTGCCGCTGAAGGCCGGCGACCCGTACTACTTCTGCCTCACCGACGCGTCCGCGAAGGCCCTGGCGACGGCACGCATCAGTCTCGACGCCGTCAAGCCGAACACCGTGGTGACCTACAAGGCCCACACGTGCATGCGCGGCACCCTCACGAAGGGCCAGATCAACACCGACCTGACCGGCCTGACCGGCGAGGGCACGGGCGGCTTCGCGTTCCAACGCGACGGCAGGCGCGCGGAGTTCACCGTCCCCAGGGTCGCACTCCGCCCGGACATGACCGGCTCGTGGACCGCGGAACACAAGGGGCGGCGCATCGAGATGTTCATCTCCACCAAGGTCGGCGCGAAGCTCTCGCTGACCAAGGTGAGTGCCGAACGCCTTCCGATGGCGCTGACCAAGCAGGGCGCCGACGCCCTGGCGGGGACGTTCGGCACCAGCCCTGTACCGTCCGGCACCCCCTTCTTCGAGGGCAACGCCAGCTTCGATGTCCTGAACACCCTCACCAGCCCCCTCACCACCAAGCCGTAACCCGGCGCAGGGCCCGCGGCCGGACCACCGCGACCGACAGGTGGCTGAACAGTCAGCCCGCAGCGAGGGGAACGTGTGATGGAGCGGTCGCTCGCGCCGCACGAGGCGGCCATTGCGTCGGCCGGGGTCCGGCTCGTGCTGCACAGCGAACTCGAAGGCAGCCTTGACGACGCGGTCCTGGCGCGGGCACTGGTCCAGCTGCGGAAGAGCTACCCGCTGACCGCGGGGAGCATCACCCACCGGACCGGAGAGACCCGCCCACACGTCCAGGTCGGGGAGTCGGCAGCGGGCCCGGCGCTCGGCCACAGCAGTGACTTCGACGACGAGATCAGCGCTCCGCTCGACTGGGGGAAGGGCCCGCTTCTGCGGGTCTCGGTCGTACGCGACGGCCGTACTCGTGTCGTGATGACGTTGCTGCGGGCTTTCGCCGACGCCATGAGCTACCAGGCACTCCACCAGCGCCTGTGGACCCTCTACACCGCGCTCGCCACGGGCCGACCCCTACCGGCCGGACCGGTCCGGCCGGTACTGGGCCCCGCGCTCGACGACATCCTCGCCGCACGCTTCACCCCCGCGCGGTTGCGTGACTTCGTCGCCGAACGGGCAGGGCTGGATACGCAGGCCCCGCCGGCGCTCCTGCCCGCACTCGCGTCGCGCGACGGCGGCCCCGGCCCCGATCCGAGCTTCGGGATCACCCGTGTCGAGGCGAGCCCCCGCCGGTACGAGCGGCTACTCAGCCAGGCCCGCACGGCTTCCCTGAGCCTCAACTCCCTGGTGAGCGGGGCCCTGTTGACCAGTCTGCGATCCCTGTTCCCTACTCAGAAGGAACCGGTGCGCGTGCTGTGCACCATGGCCGTGGACATGCGCCGCAGACTCTCCCCGCCCATGCCGCCGGAGATCCTCCAGTCGGCGGCCACCACCACCTCCATACGGCTCTGGATCGGCGGCGACGCACAGCCGGTCGACGTGGGCCGCGACATGGCCGCACAGCTGCGCGCGCATCTCGACAGCGGGGCTGCGGCCATGGAGTTGGCGGCGTTCCCCTACATGCTCGAGCAGCGCCCGCCGAGCCTGGTCATCACCAATGTGGGCACCATCGCCGAACCGCCCCTGCCGCCGGGACTGCGGATCAGCAGGGTGCGTCTCGCCCCGCTCGGACGCGTCCCCATGATCTTCGCCGTGATCAGCCGCTACCGGGGCCGGCTCACCGTCGACCTGACCCATAGCAGGGCCTGGTACACCGAGACCCAGATCAAGGAACTGTCTGGTCATCTGGCAGCGGCTCTCGAACCGGCCTGACCTGGGGGCCGGCCCTCGCGGTCGGGCATCGGCGGGTGGAGCGCCTTCCTTGGGCCCTGGAGGTTCCCCCTCCGATTCACAGAATCGTCCGGACGCCGCGCGGTGCGGACTCCTGCCAAGCCCCGTGCCGATCCCGCCCGTGCCCCAACGGGGCCGCCGGTCAGTCGACTTCGCTCATCCGCGGCGCCTCGTCCGTCGTCGCCCGCGTCACCTCGAAGGGTCCACCTCGGCGTCCTACTACCCGCTCGACGACCACGGCGGAGAGGCACAGCACGGCGGCTGCTACAGAAAACACGGGGAAGATCGCGGTGTCGCTCCAGACGGTCGCGCCGATGCCCACCAGGAGCGTGGGCGTGATGAGCGCGCCGTACGCGAGCAGGTAGAACATGGACATGACCGCCCCGCGCCGCTCGGCGGGGATGTGCGCGGTCAGATGGCGCAGGGAGCCGCCGAAGGCGAGTCCGTAGGCGCCGCCCTGGAGTGCGACGGTGACGATGATGACGACGGCGTTGCCGGTCGCGAAGCCCGCCACTCCGGCCACCATGAGCACGGCGAGCGCCGTGTCGCCGACGAGCGCCACCGTGCGGGCCGGGAATCGGGCGCTGACGACCTGGGTGGTGGCGGCGGAGAGAGTCACGGCCGCGATGACGACGCCGCCGAAGAACGGTCCGTCGACGTGCGCCGCGTGAGCGGCGATCGACGGCTCCAGGGAGAAGCAGACCCCGAGCACCGTCCAGGCGGCGCCCGCGCCGATCACGGCGAAGATGAAGCGCCCGCGGATCTCCCTGGGCACCTGCGGACGCGGGATCCCCAACGGCGCGGCACCGGCCGAGGGGTGCGGCTCACACATCACCAGAAGGAGGACGAACAGGACGACGGCGATGAGCGCGTCGGCGAGGTAGGGCAGGAACAGGG
The sequence above is a segment of the Streptomyces griseoviridis genome. Coding sequences within it:
- a CDS encoding NAD(P)/FAD-dependent oxidoreductase — translated: MTGSAPLIGIVGSGIAGLRAANALLKCGVDARIVILGDEAHRTYSRPGLTKKRYPPPDGIEAATEGLKVPGVENTALTWHLDTRVETADLRDRVLRLSTGDTLAYDRLVIASGVRPRTSAEGDRECAVHAHRTLRGLDDARSIHQELQKSKKVTIAGAGFVACELASLAKEYGCEVVMLEALRHGPFERILGTTTARSLRSWIARNGVTFLTGDAARNMLCDGAGRLAKDASGSKDAYLEPASDRSLYIEAIGSVPNVEWLRGNGLDLSDGVRVDEYMRVSECEDVFAAGDIARYPDPWTSESHTRMEFWKNAIDTGDLAGKSLASSLGYDAKISRIKYFPNMVTEVFGLRIQIAGNPKISDSMEIVRGDLERPDHGVVVKYLREGAMVGAAYLDRGARLNSLYIELLTALRAR
- a CDS encoding ectoine synthase, whose protein sequence is MQVRRLSDIEGTERDVTAASGTWRSKRILLASDGFGYSVSETVVYAGTETDICYANHVEAVFCISGKMILVDRDENEEHIIEPGTLHILDDADNHTIKPIEDSTFLCIFTPALTGREDHDENGVYPLLTEDEVVEAK
- a CDS encoding NAD(P)H-dependent oxidoreductase produces the protein MKVLWLAAHPEPRSLNGSLYREGVRSLEEQGHEVRTSDLYAMNFNPVVTADDFTHADGERLIVGRAAQEAVRRGSLAPDITAEHAKLSWADTVIVQFPLWWYGMPAILKGWFDRVFVAGFAFGIHDAQGRQLRYGEGALAGKRAMVVVSAGAREVSLGPRGINGDLNDLLFPLQHGTLWYAGIDVLPPLLVHGADRMDEATYAFHVDALRERLKDLPHTEPLPFRRQNGGDYDDDLVLRPELSPHLTGTAAHYRTES
- a CDS encoding CGNR zinc finger domain-containing protein — protein: MSADQYPEFRLGKVLATSFTATLTERCGEPVERIPVPRRLVDWLAVNGLMVDSCTDSQLDRAREVRESIHAAATAVADQAPLPPSAVRVINDCSTSGVASVVLTPEGRQEWRLGSASVEDALSVIAADAISVISGERDGKMALCASPTCRAAFFDTSRGATRRWCEMNTCGNREKKARFLANKRQSPSPAH
- the thpD gene encoding ectoine hydroxylase, encoding MTATARPDLYPTRVLGESVPQPRIDPTVWGNGPGPLSREQLERYESSGYLVLDGLLSDQEVKTYLAELQRLSEDPVLRASERVILEPEFDQLRSVFEVEKVSELFAELLRSPRLTDIARQVLDSEVYIHQSRVNYKPGFGGAPFHWHSDFETWHSEDGMRQPRAFSFSISLTENHPFNGPLMVMPGTHKSFIPTIGETPQNYHEESLRVASPSVGSPDQRHLTRMAEEHGIEQITGPAGSAVMFDSNLLHGSNGNLSPFARSNIFIVYNSVENTLEAPFAAPKPRPQHLSNREFPSASA
- a CDS encoding MFS transporter, which produces MAESVLVSERSTVPKKVLFPLLLIPMFLGGVDSTLFNSVAYDLPVLTDSWRLWFIDGYTIALASSIVLGSRLGARLGPGVTLAIGLFVFTVAGASPALLDSPVAWTATRFVQGFGYALIVSSVASVIGGLPNTAERTLGYSLWITTYSIGAGAGPLIGRAFVDGGAYTMLFWLPAAIALVVGVFATLLLRSINLGQAASTKIDVASSVLAFLGFGLFVAGLQSHGPALGRVLATAAGCGVLAVFSTRQLRSRDPLIDVRMLNFSRLGAPSLALVVGSASYTGSVFLFSAQADSLLAILPVSVLALWVSLGGFAFHKLQSRFSPVHMLQVSLATCALGLVVAAFVGLWPASFLIGLGVGVSMASGDSYLLGSVPPKDVARAAALQETSLAVGAALGVAGFGGIFAATSSVVGTAVITAVIVAVVVWAIRFNRGVFSA
- a CDS encoding phthiocerol/phthiodiolone dimycocerosyl transferase family protein, which encodes MERSLAPHEAAIASAGVRLVLHSELEGSLDDAVLARALVQLRKSYPLTAGSITHRTGETRPHVQVGESAAGPALGHSSDFDDEISAPLDWGKGPLLRVSVVRDGRTRVVMTLLRAFADAMSYQALHQRLWTLYTALATGRPLPAGPVRPVLGPALDDILAARFTPARLRDFVAERAGLDTQAPPALLPALASRDGGPGPDPSFGITRVEASPRRYERLLSQARTASLSLNSLVSGALLTSLRSLFPTQKEPVRVLCTMAVDMRRRLSPPMPPEILQSAATTTSIRLWIGGDAQPVDVGRDMAAQLRAHLDSGAAAMELAAFPYMLEQRPPSLVITNVGTIAEPPLPPGLRISRVRLAPLGRVPMIFAVISRYRGRLTVDLTHSRAWYTETQIKELSGHLAAALEPA
- a CDS encoding MFS transporter, with amino-acid sequence MRTLSPGRRPQSWSYPTLLVLLMLGQATSAIPSPLYSLYADKWDYPPFLTTVIFAAYGAVAVVAILVSGALSDRYGRRPVLLVAVLLLLAGLVVFVFAAGPGYLVVARMLNGLGIGAIVVVGGAALLDVSPERAARSGTLTAIAFNVGIAVAALGTAALAQTGFHPLFLPYLADALIAVVLFVLLLVMCEPHPSAGAAPLGIPRPQVPREIRGRFIFAVIGAGAAWTVLGVCFSLEPSIAAHAAHVDGPFFGGVVIAAVTLSAATTQVVSARFPARTVALVGDTALAVLMVAGVAGFATGNAVVIIVTVALQGGAYGLAFGGSLRHLTAHIPAERRGAVMSMFYLLAYGALITPTLLVGIGATVWSDTAIFPVFSVAAAVLCLSAVVVERVVGRRGGPFEVTRATTDEAPRMSEVD